A genomic stretch from Microcebus murinus isolate Inina chromosome 19, M.murinus_Inina_mat1.0, whole genome shotgun sequence includes:
- the NME4 gene encoding nucleoside diphosphate kinase, mitochondrial isoform X1 — protein sequence MGGLFGVAALVGLRCGLRAPGPGLLARTCSGGPTWTRERTLVAVKPDGVQRRLVGDVIQRFERRGFKLVGMKMLQAPESVLAEHYQDLKRKPFYPALISYMSSGPVVAMVWEGYNVVRASRAMIGHTDSAEAAPGTIRGDFSIHISRNIIHASDSVEGAQREIQLWFQSSELVNWADGGHQSSVYPA from the exons ATGGGCGGCCTCTTCGGGGTCGCCGCGCTGGTGGGGCTGCGCTGTGGCCTGCGCGCCCCAGGCCCTGGCTTGCTCGCGCGCACCTGCTCGG GAGGGCCCACTTGGACCCGGGAGCGGACCTTGGTGGCGGTGAAGCCAGATGGGGTGCAGCGGCGGCTGGTTGGGGATGTGATCCAGCGCTTTGAGCGGCGGGGCTTCAAGCTGGTGGGGATGAAGATGCTGCAG GCGCCTGAGAGTGTCCTTGCTGAGCACTACCAGGACCTGAAGAGAAAGCCCTTCTACCCAGCCCTCATCAGCTACATGAGCTCCGGGCCGGTAGTGGCCATG GTCTGGGAAGGGTACAATGTGGTCCGTGCCTCAAGGGCCATGATAGGACATACCGACtcggcggaggccgcccctggGACCATCCGGGGAGACTTCAGCATCCACATCAGCAG GAACATCATCCACGCCAGTGACTCCGTAGAGGGGGCCCAGAGAGAGATCCAACTGTGGTTCCAGAGCAGTGAGCTGGTGAACTGGGCAGACGGGGGCCATCAGAGCAGCGTGTACCCAGCCTGA
- the NME4 gene encoding nucleoside diphosphate kinase, mitochondrial isoform X2, whose amino-acid sequence MGGLFGVAALVGLRCGLRAPGPGLLARTCSGGPTWTRERTLVAVKPDGVQRRLVGDVIQRFERRGFKLVGMKMLQVWEGYNVVRASRAMIGHTDSAEAAPGTIRGDFSIHISRNIIHASDSVEGAQREIQLWFQSSELVNWADGGHQSSVYPA is encoded by the exons ATGGGCGGCCTCTTCGGGGTCGCCGCGCTGGTGGGGCTGCGCTGTGGCCTGCGCGCCCCAGGCCCTGGCTTGCTCGCGCGCACCTGCTCGG GAGGGCCCACTTGGACCCGGGAGCGGACCTTGGTGGCGGTGAAGCCAGATGGGGTGCAGCGGCGGCTGGTTGGGGATGTGATCCAGCGCTTTGAGCGGCGGGGCTTCAAGCTGGTGGGGATGAAGATGCTGCAG GTCTGGGAAGGGTACAATGTGGTCCGTGCCTCAAGGGCCATGATAGGACATACCGACtcggcggaggccgcccctggGACCATCCGGGGAGACTTCAGCATCCACATCAGCAG GAACATCATCCACGCCAGTGACTCCGTAGAGGGGGCCCAGAGAGAGATCCAACTGTGGTTCCAGAGCAGTGAGCTGGTGAACTGGGCAGACGGGGGCCATCAGAGCAGCGTGTACCCAGCCTGA
- the DECR2 gene encoding peroxisomal 2,4-dienoyl-CoA reductase [(3E)-enoyl-CoA-producing] isoform X1 → MAQPPPDVEDDACLPEYRHLFCPDLLRDKVAFITGGGSGIGFRIAEIFMRHGCHTVIASRSLPRVSMAAKKLAAATGQRCLPLSMDVRAPPAIMAAVDQALKEFGKIDILINCAAGNFLCPAGALSFNAFKTVMDIDTIGTFNVSRVLYEKFLQDHGGVIVNITATLGNRGQVLQVHAGSAKAAMDAMTRHLAVEWGPQNIRVNSLAPGPISGTEGFRRLGGPQASMNTKVLASPLQRLGNKTEIAHSALYLASPLASYVTGAVLVVDGGAWLTFPNDITRLADFESFSAKL, encoded by the exons ATGGCGCAGCCGCCGCCGGACGTGGAGGACGACGCCTGCCTGCCCGAGTACCGCCACCTCTTCTGCCCCGACCTGCTCCG GGACAAAGTGGCGTTTATCACAGGCGGTGGCTCTGGGATTGGGTTCCGGATTGCTGAGATTTTCATGAG GCATGGCTGCCACACAGTCATCGCCAGCCGGAGCCTGCCCAGAGTGTCTATG GCTGCCAAGAAGCTGGCTGCTGCCACTGGCCAGCGGTGCCTCCCTCTATCCATGGACGTCCGAGCACCCCCAGCTATCATGGCTGCTGTGGACCAGGCGCTGAAGGAGTTTGGCAAAATCGACATTCTTATTAACT GTGCAGCTGGGAATTTCCTGTGCCCTGCCGGTGCGTTGTCCTTCAACGCCTTCAAGACTGTAATGGACATCGATACCATTGGCACTTTCAACGTGTCCCGCGTGCTCTATGAGAAGTTCTTGCAG GACCATGGAGGGGTGATCGTGAACATCACTGCAACCTTGGGTAACCGGGGGCAGGTGCTCCAGGTGCACGCGGGCTCAGCCAaggcagccatgg ATGCAATGACGCGGCACTTGGCTGTGGAGTGGGGCCCCCAGAACATCCGTGTCAACAGCCTTGCCCCCGGCCCCATCAGTGGCACAGAGGGATTCCGGCGCCTGG GTGGCCCCCAAGCCAGCATGAATACAAAGGTCCTGGCGAGCCCCCTGCAGAGGCTGGGGAACAAGACGGAGATCGCTCACAGCGCACTCTACCTGGCCAGCCCGCTGGCATCCTACGTGACAGGTGCCGTGCTGGTGGTGGATGGAGGGGCATGGCTGACATTCCCAAACGACATCACGAGGCTGGCAGATTTCGAATCCTTCTCTGCTAAGCTCTAG
- the DECR2 gene encoding peroxisomal 2,4-dienoyl-CoA reductase [(3E)-enoyl-CoA-producing] isoform X2 has translation MRHGCHTVIASRSLPRVSMAAKKLAAATGQRCLPLSMDVRAPPAIMAAVDQALKEFGKIDILINCAAGNFLCPAGALSFNAFKTVMDIDTIGTFNVSRVLYEKFLQDHGGVIVNITATLGNRGQVLQVHAGSAKAAMDAMTRHLAVEWGPQNIRVNSLAPGPISGTEGFRRLGGPQASMNTKVLASPLQRLGNKTEIAHSALYLASPLASYVTGAVLVVDGGAWLTFPNDITRLADFESFSAKL, from the exons ATGAG GCATGGCTGCCACACAGTCATCGCCAGCCGGAGCCTGCCCAGAGTGTCTATG GCTGCCAAGAAGCTGGCTGCTGCCACTGGCCAGCGGTGCCTCCCTCTATCCATGGACGTCCGAGCACCCCCAGCTATCATGGCTGCTGTGGACCAGGCGCTGAAGGAGTTTGGCAAAATCGACATTCTTATTAACT GTGCAGCTGGGAATTTCCTGTGCCCTGCCGGTGCGTTGTCCTTCAACGCCTTCAAGACTGTAATGGACATCGATACCATTGGCACTTTCAACGTGTCCCGCGTGCTCTATGAGAAGTTCTTGCAG GACCATGGAGGGGTGATCGTGAACATCACTGCAACCTTGGGTAACCGGGGGCAGGTGCTCCAGGTGCACGCGGGCTCAGCCAaggcagccatgg ATGCAATGACGCGGCACTTGGCTGTGGAGTGGGGCCCCCAGAACATCCGTGTCAACAGCCTTGCCCCCGGCCCCATCAGTGGCACAGAGGGATTCCGGCGCCTGG GTGGCCCCCAAGCCAGCATGAATACAAAGGTCCTGGCGAGCCCCCTGCAGAGGCTGGGGAACAAGACGGAGATCGCTCACAGCGCACTCTACCTGGCCAGCCCGCTGGCATCCTACGTGACAGGTGCCGTGCTGGTGGTGGATGGAGGGGCATGGCTGACATTCCCAAACGACATCACGAGGCTGGCAGATTTCGAATCCTTCTCTGCTAAGCTCTAG